In Ruania zhangjianzhongii, the following proteins share a genomic window:
- the nuoH gene encoding NADH-quinone oxidoreductase subunit NuoH: MNPPVLATEGGGADFSGDSLGLVVIKAAAILIFLLLSVLLALWFERRVIGRFQERLGPNVRGPFGLVQSIPDALKLLLKEDITVKAADKLIYKLAPLISVFCAFMIFAIIPFGPAVQIPGTDIITPLQLTDLPVAVLYILAITGLGVYGIVLGGWSSGSVYPLLGAVRSTAQVISYELSMSLALVSVLLVSGSMSTSEIVDAQTQMWWSVALLPAFVIYVISMLGETNRLPFDLPEAEGELVGGYSTEYSSMKFAWFYLAEYINMLNASAIATTLFLGGWRAPWPISAINDGMFNEGWWPVLWFIIKLWLVMFFFVWVRATLLRFRYDQFMHLGWKILIPVALAWVVGVGVIQGVRQFSDISLQALLFALAGVLIVFAVVLMLLPEKKDAAADGADGSGSAGRGAKAGAKPGGKPAGAKAGSKAGARPATTGTKPRATSGGQAGTTTSGKGAAATAKTAEKTETFDAFADGYPVPPLPGQSLPPSTRRAKVTAPAGAPASEEEKSDG, translated from the coding sequence ATGAATCCGCCCGTGCTGGCCACTGAGGGGGGAGGAGCGGACTTCTCCGGCGACTCCCTCGGCCTGGTGGTGATCAAGGCTGCCGCCATCCTGATCTTCCTGCTGCTCTCGGTGCTGCTCGCGCTCTGGTTCGAGCGCCGGGTCATCGGACGATTCCAGGAGCGGCTGGGCCCGAACGTGCGCGGCCCGTTCGGTCTGGTGCAGTCCATCCCGGACGCCCTGAAGCTGCTGCTGAAGGAAGACATCACCGTCAAGGCTGCGGACAAGCTGATCTACAAGCTGGCACCGCTGATCTCGGTGTTCTGCGCCTTCATGATCTTCGCGATCATCCCGTTCGGACCCGCAGTGCAGATCCCGGGGACGGACATCATCACCCCGCTGCAGCTGACCGACCTGCCGGTGGCTGTGCTCTACATCCTGGCCATCACCGGCCTCGGCGTGTACGGCATCGTGCTCGGCGGCTGGTCCTCCGGGTCCGTGTACCCGCTGCTCGGCGCAGTGCGCTCCACAGCGCAGGTGATCTCCTACGAACTGTCGATGAGCCTGGCGCTGGTCTCGGTCCTGCTGGTCTCCGGATCGATGTCCACCTCGGAGATCGTGGACGCCCAGACCCAGATGTGGTGGTCGGTGGCGCTGTTGCCGGCGTTCGTGATCTACGTGATCTCGATGCTCGGCGAGACCAACCGACTGCCGTTCGACCTGCCCGAGGCCGAGGGGGAGCTGGTCGGCGGGTACTCCACCGAGTACTCCTCGATGAAGTTCGCCTGGTTCTACCTCGCCGAGTACATCAACATGCTGAACGCCTCGGCGATCGCCACCACCTTGTTCCTCGGCGGCTGGCGCGCACCGTGGCCGATCTCGGCGATCAACGACGGCATGTTCAACGAGGGCTGGTGGCCCGTGCTGTGGTTCATCATCAAGCTCTGGCTGGTGATGTTCTTCTTCGTCTGGGTCCGGGCCACTCTGCTCCGGTTCCGCTACGACCAGTTCATGCACCTGGGCTGGAAGATCCTCATCCCGGTGGCGCTGGCCTGGGTGGTGGGTGTCGGCGTGATCCAGGGTGTGCGCCAGTTCTCCGACATCAGCCTGCAGGCCTTGTTGTTCGCTCTGGCCGGGGTGCTGATCGTGTTCGCGGTGGTCCTGATGCTGCTGCCGGAGAAGAAGGACGCCGCAGCTGACGGTGCGGACGGTTCCGGCAGTGCCGGCCGGGGTGCCAAGGCGGGCGCGAAACCCGGCGGCAAGCCGGCGGGCGCGAAAGCCGGCAGCAAGGCCGGAGCCCGGCCGGCCACGACCGGTACCAAGCCGAGAGCCACATCCGGCGGTCAGGCTGGAACCACGACCAGTGGCAAGGGCGCAGCCGCAACTGCGAAGACCGCCGAGAAGACCGAGACCTTTGACGCCTTCGCCGACGGCTACCCGGTGCCCCCGTTGCCGGGGCAGTCGCTGCCGCCGTCCACACGGCGTGCGAAGGTGACCGCTCCCGCAGGAGCACCCGCGAGCGAGGAGGAGAAGAGCGATGGCTGA
- a CDS encoding NADH-quinone oxidoreductase subunit G: protein MTATSNQQAPAPVEEVTLTIDGVEVSVPKGTLVIRAAERAGIEIPRFCDHPLLKPAGACRQCLVEVSAPRNGELTPFPKPQTACTLEVTPGMQVSTQDTSPVAEKAQRGQIEFLLVNHPLDCPVCDKGGECPLQNQALDHGSNTSRFTGVKRTFPKPIKISSQVLLDRDRCILCQRCTRFQDEIAGDPFIDLQGRGGGTPGYEVHGLHAQQIGRFDEAILDYVGGTEVTDDDVVGPEGTPSVVSATGSNAGTVGPAAVDVSGRPFASYFSGNTIQICPVGALTSAAYRFRSRPFDLVSVPSIAEHDACGSAIRIDYRRGQVVRRLAGEDPAVNEEWITDKDRFAFAWQSAPDVLTSPLVRDEETGELVPTSWSEAIHLAAQHLTGAAGVGVLPGGRLPVEDAYAWSKFARVVLGTNDVDFRARAHTAEEADFLAHRVAGSRMDVTFADLERSPQVLLVGLEPEEEAGSIFLRLRKGVLAGRVNVTTLAPLTTRGSTKMRATVVPTAPGAEADVLSALATGGGEHTELAESLRTEGAVILAGERLAGVPGGYTALLKLAEATGARLAWVPRRAGDRGAVEVGLLPGLLPGGRPTAQAQARVDVAAAWGVEELPATPGRDLTEILTAAADGTLGALLVGGIDLEDLPEPELAERALAAAGAVVQLEVRRSAVTEHADVVLPVAPPTHKSGTFLNWESRPRPFETVFESAQLSDAKVLDMIAQATGIELGTSAVAEVHTELAEFSGWDGPRHDAPAVTAAPAHSLSDGQAVLATWRLMLDSGRGQDGEPHLAGTAHRPVAMVSAGTAQAAGLQAGGAVVVSSESGGLELPVIVTAMPDGVVWVPQHSVGSSVYRTLGVGAGAVVALARAASEVH from the coding sequence GACGCTGACCATCGATGGGGTCGAGGTGAGCGTGCCGAAGGGGACCCTGGTGATCCGCGCCGCCGAGCGCGCCGGGATCGAGATTCCCCGGTTCTGCGACCACCCGCTGCTCAAGCCCGCCGGTGCCTGCCGCCAGTGTCTGGTCGAGGTCTCTGCCCCACGCAACGGCGAGCTCACCCCGTTCCCCAAGCCGCAGACCGCCTGCACGTTGGAGGTCACCCCGGGGATGCAGGTGAGCACGCAGGACACCTCCCCGGTGGCGGAGAAGGCGCAGCGCGGCCAGATCGAGTTCCTGCTGGTCAACCACCCGCTGGACTGCCCGGTCTGTGACAAGGGCGGCGAGTGCCCACTGCAGAACCAGGCGCTCGACCACGGCTCGAACACTTCCCGGTTCACCGGCGTCAAGCGCACCTTCCCCAAGCCGATCAAGATCTCCTCGCAGGTCCTGCTCGACCGCGACCGGTGCATCCTGTGCCAACGCTGCACGCGTTTCCAGGACGAGATCGCCGGCGACCCGTTCATCGATCTGCAGGGCCGTGGCGGCGGCACCCCGGGCTACGAGGTGCACGGGCTGCACGCCCAGCAGATCGGCCGTTTCGACGAGGCGATCCTGGATTACGTCGGCGGCACAGAAGTCACTGACGACGACGTCGTCGGACCGGAGGGGACCCCCTCCGTGGTCTCGGCTACTGGGAGCAACGCCGGGACGGTCGGTCCGGCCGCTGTGGACGTCTCCGGGCGCCCGTTCGCGTCCTACTTCTCCGGGAACACCATCCAGATCTGCCCGGTCGGTGCGCTCACCTCGGCCGCCTACCGGTTCCGCTCACGCCCGTTCGACCTGGTCTCGGTGCCCTCGATCGCCGAGCACGACGCATGCGGGTCCGCGATCCGGATCGACTACCGGCGCGGCCAGGTGGTGCGCCGGCTCGCCGGCGAGGACCCGGCCGTGAACGAGGAGTGGATCACCGACAAGGACCGGTTCGCCTTCGCGTGGCAGAGCGCTCCGGATGTGCTCACCAGCCCGTTGGTGCGGGACGAGGAGACCGGCGAGCTGGTGCCGACCAGCTGGTCCGAGGCGATCCACCTGGCCGCCCAGCACCTCACCGGCGCCGCTGGCGTGGGCGTGCTGCCCGGCGGCCGGCTCCCGGTGGAGGATGCCTACGCCTGGTCCAAGTTCGCCCGGGTGGTGCTCGGCACCAACGATGTGGACTTCCGCGCCCGTGCGCACACTGCCGAGGAGGCGGACTTCCTCGCCCACCGGGTGGCGGGCTCCCGGATGGACGTCACCTTCGCCGACCTGGAGCGCAGCCCGCAGGTGCTGCTGGTGGGCCTGGAGCCCGAGGAGGAGGCCGGCTCCATCTTCCTGCGGCTGCGCAAGGGGGTGCTGGCCGGCCGGGTGAACGTGACCACCCTGGCCCCGCTGACCACCCGCGGCAGCACCAAGATGCGCGCCACGGTGGTGCCCACGGCGCCCGGTGCAGAGGCGGACGTGCTCTCCGCGCTGGCCACCGGCGGCGGAGAGCACACCGAGCTCGCCGAATCGCTGCGCACCGAGGGCGCCGTGATCCTGGCCGGGGAGCGCCTCGCCGGCGTTCCGGGCGGGTACACCGCGCTGCTGAAGCTGGCCGAGGCCACTGGTGCGCGGCTGGCCTGGGTGCCGCGCCGTGCCGGTGACCGTGGCGCCGTCGAGGTCGGCCTGCTGCCCGGGCTGCTGCCCGGGGGACGGCCGACGGCGCAGGCTCAGGCGCGGGTAGACGTCGCCGCTGCGTGGGGTGTGGAGGAGCTCCCGGCCACACCGGGGCGCGACCTCACCGAGATCCTCACCGCTGCCGCCGACGGCACGCTCGGTGCCCTCCTGGTCGGTGGGATCGACCTCGAGGACCTGCCGGAGCCCGAGCTGGCCGAGCGGGCGCTCGCCGCTGCTGGTGCCGTGGTGCAGCTCGAGGTGCGCCGTTCTGCGGTGACCGAGCATGCCGACGTGGTGCTGCCGGTGGCCCCACCGACCCACAAGTCCGGCACCTTCCTGAACTGGGAGAGCCGGCCCCGCCCGTTCGAGACCGTGTTCGAGAGCGCGCAGCTGTCCGACGCCAAGGTGCTGGACATGATCGCCCAGGCCACCGGGATCGAGTTGGGTACGTCCGCGGTGGCCGAGGTCCACACCGAGCTGGCCGAGTTCAGTGGCTGGGACGGGCCGCGGCACGACGCCCCGGCCGTGACCGCCGCGCCGGCGCACTCGCTCAGCGATGGGCAGGCAGTGCTGGCCACCTGGCGGCTGATGCTGGACTCCGGCCGCGGGCAGGACGGCGAGCCGCACCTGGCTGGTACCGCGCACCGCCCGGTGGCGATGGTCTCCGCCGGCACTGCGCAGGCCGCCGGTCTGCAGGCCGGCGGCGCCGTCGTGGTCAGCAGCGAGTCCGGCGGCCTCGAGCTGCCGGTGATCGTCACCGCCATGCCCGACGGCGTGGTGTGGGTGCCGCAGCATTCGGTCGGTAGCTCGGTCTATCGCACGCTAGGCGTCGGTGCTGGTGCTGTGGTGGCGCTGGCCCGGGCCGCTTCGGAGGTGCACTGA